The DNA window CTTGGACACAGGGACATCCACCTGGGGACTCCTGAGTCCAGTACCCCTGTTCCAAGCCCTATTTCATTATATATCAACAGTACAATAAGAAAGAGTGAAGTGAGTCTTACTTCAGATTGTCCCACAGCCCATGGGGTAAGAGTATTTTCCTGGGACATCCCTGTTCAAATCCTCTCCTTCTGATATGTAGGGAGTGGGAAAATTGAACCTGAGTCTCCAAATCTTAGGTAAGTGCTTCAACCACTGGCTTAGAAATTATCTCGTGGATGCCACTACCACCATTATTTGTGGAGCAAGGCAGGTACCTGACTCCCTCAAGAAACAGCTTACGTGCCTAAGCCATCTAACTCCAGGCAGCAGGCTCCTGTCAATGGATTGTTACACAGACATAGGTGCCCCCCTGAAACCTGGATTTAGGTGCACATCTCCAAAAGAGGGTGAGGCAGTTCTTAGCAAAGTCATGCCTAGCTGTCATCTCTCACTGGCTAACttaggtggttctgtgccaacctTGCTGGCTTTTGTGACTCTGTCAGAtactctgttagtctgtatcttcacaaaacaaaaccaaacaaaaaaaaggcagtcctgtagcactttaaagactaacaaaataatgtattagattatgagttttcgtgggacagagcctcTTCTCTCTCCGTGCCATTTGATTGTATAGGTGCCTAACTCAGTTTGGTGGATCATAGTGTTCCTGTAATTTTCTAGGTACCGAAAAGTTTGGCTGTGACATGCAGTGTTGCAACACTTAAGTTCCTTCATTGATCCCACCCTAGGTTTCCAGTATTTAATAGACACAGAATTTAGCTTGTTTATGGAAAAATCTCAGGGAGGTTTGTGTAATGCAATGACAAGATCTTCCATACTGCTAGTGTTTTCACATGAATAAAAGCCCTTTGTTTGTTCTCGTATAGTATGACTGATTTCATACTCTATTTGATTTCCTAAATGTAGTGTTAGAATTTCAAAAACCGAGTTctgtattttattaaaaacatttaaaaactgatctggttttttttttttgtttttgttttttttacttttttatattccattttaatttttagaGAAAGTGCTTCACATTTACATCAGATTTTGTTTTTTCTATTGGACAGGGATAAATTAATCCATTGTAATAATTGAATTTATTTAAAGGCTTGATCCTGAAAATTGTTGAGTGTCACCAGAGGCCAGGGAAATCATTAGGCGCTAATAGTGCTTAGTACCTTCAGGAGTTATGAAGTACTTTGCAAGACTGAGAACCTATGGACAAAAATTTTATTTGGATAAAAAATCCTTTTCACAAATACAActgttctttgttttaaaaaggatACAACTTTGCTGGACTTGTTAGTGCCAAATATAGTAACCATTAAAATCAATGCACTTCAGAAATGAGTTCCTGTTAGTTACAGTAGCTCTGTCTATgctctaatattttattttccatcaTGTAGTCTTTGCATTAACAGATAAACCGCAGTTATTTTACTTTCTTCAGTTGGTATTCAGTTTGTAACATTTTCTTGTTATTTATAATGCTGTGATTTGTTGTGAAAAAGTGCTCTGTCCTATCCATACATGACTGCTGCTATGGAGTAAAGTGAATTTTTTATAATAGCTACTGCTTTTCAGAGttttatatttaaagaaaaatcattttaatataaATGAAGTATATGTTATAAAAGTCttcacaaacacaaatgtatttttatttccaaatataaCATTGGTTTGTGGTCCACTAATTGTGAATATATGTAGTTTTTAAATTCATTCTTAAACTGCAGCATATTCCAAACAATTGCAACAGTCATGTAATAAGCAACAGGAGTGAGTTTGCATAAAGCTAAAACCTAATCAGAAAACAGGAAAATTAGCAGCTAATGAGAGTTTGGACAAATCACAGTATCCAAAAAACACTTCCATAGTTTTCAGACACCAATTATGTATGTCCCTATGAATACAATTGTACCAGCATATTTCAGAAagtattaaaatgattttttaaagttgttttttCTAATTTTTGCATATTCTATAATAACCTTCTGCTACCAACTGCTCTTGATTACAATAGGGGAAGATAGGAGGGTACTGCTAAGGATTTATTTGAGTCACTGATTGTTGCATAAAGAACTCAAGCGATAATGGAATAtataaaaggaggaaaaataataCATAAAGTTCACCTGAAAGCAGAATCAGAGGCATGGGGTAGTATTTTGCAATTAAAATTAGATGTTTAAGTATTGAGAAGGCATGTACATGTTGATGGACAAAAAGTTTGGAGACTCCTATCATGACAACTGAGAGGTGATTACCCATTTAATGGAAAGACAAAAGCAAATGAGAGAGGAGCTGGCAAGGTAGTTCGGACAAATACGAAGTCTGGAAGATGGGATTCATGACATGCTATGCAAACATTGAGTTGAGTAGCTGAGGGAAGAAAGCGAAGTCACAGATGGACAAAGAACTGGTGTAAGACAGCATCAGGGTGTGCAGACTCTGTAGACGTCACCTGGGATGAAGTACCACAATAGGCAAACACCTGTAATCAGTGAAGGAACTGGACTGTCTGTTGTATCAGCAGCACAGGAGGAACTAAGGTAGGAAATAACTACCACCATGGGATCAGCCAGAAGCTCATAATCAGAGCAGCATGGGTATAACCAAGGATGCTTCCTCCTGTGCCCTATGACTGATCTATTTAAACAGGAAGTTGAGAAAAAATGGGATGAATTAGAAGCCATCCAGCTTGTAAACAGGTGATCTTTGTCCCAGACGCAAGAAGATTATTGTGAGTGGTTTAGTGCCAACACTTTGCTTGAGGACTTTAAGTTAAAGCTGAGGTTCTGAGACAAGGATTTCTGgaaccagaactctcaaataaccataaTTTAAATgatgagtaaattttagttatgttcttCATAagaacagtatagtgaaagtaaatacaaataaatacagtgtaagtttacagtgtacaatactactgttggtaaataaaatactctgcatacacgtttgtttgtttgtttcttaatacctaaccttgtttttctttagagttgtgcattgctaggtatacctctttcttatccagaatatttgaatatccagcagcctccacagtcatggggctgccagatatgaaagagtttactgtatcttatGGAAAGAATATTTGTTTCTTTTGGTCCTTTTGGCCAAGATGCAGTTTGAGAACATATGATGTCCCAgattgggggggggtggggggcagaataaGTGGGGTTCACATCCACAGTGCCATTCCAAGCCACAAAGGAGCATACTGGGACCAATACTAATTGAAAAAAGTTATTTGAAGTTGAAACTGTACAGGGATTTAAGGTAAATTATCATATGCAAACTAGTAACGTGCACTGAACATGCCAtatcatttgaaatatttttcctttggtAGTATAGTTACCTCAACTTACATATTCACTATCTTAAATATAAATTCTCCTTTGTTGCATATCTGGCCTGATAAAACTCAAGATGCATGAAGACTTCAAAATAGATTCCCTAATGTGAAATTCAGTTCTGTGCAGAGGACCAACATGATGCCTAGGTGAACTAACTGCCAAGGCACAGTTATATTAAATGGATATTCAGATAAAAATAGACCCAAATTTAGCTTCTGTAACACTGGCTTTAGAACTGTTTTAATTAATGTGCTtgttttacatttacattttcttGTAGTGTTCAGATTACAAATACTGTAGCAACTCGGCTACTGCAGGAAAACCTGAATGTTAAGTTGACTAGAAAACTGCATACACATATGAAATTTGAGTATTTTCATTGTCCAAGAAATGTATAAAGTAACTAAATGCTGTTACAAAATACATTGTTGATAAGCTGTTCAAGAGTGTGCACCTGACTTCAACTTTGATTCAAGAAAGCACCTCAGGAAAGGGGGAGGGCGTGTGTTTAAAGCTAACTGTGTGCTTATGCAGTGTCCTGAATCAAGCTATTTGGTTGCCTTTCAAATGTCTTTTTAACACCTGCCTCTCAGACTACCTAAAATTGATCTCCTAACTCCTTATTATacatagttctttttttaaaaaaaaaaacttgaccgcaatttttaaaattcagttttattCGTCTAATGTGTAATAGCATAAAGAAATGTACAGCTTGATAAATAAGATAGTAAGAGATGACATATCCCAATGAGAATGGGTATGCTGAAGTACCAGAATGTTAGTTCTAACATTTTAAAGGGACATGATCAAGCTGATAAGAGTTCATTTTCTGACTTTAtaatcaaatatttttattttaaattttttttgcaaaatttcaTGTAAATATGAAATAGTGTATATTACAATGAAGTTACTGCTCTAATATTCAGCAACAAAGAATTAGTGATTAGGTTACTCCATACTATGCATTTGTACTTTTTGATATCTGATTGTGTGGCACCCTTGCTTTTCTGGCTTTCAgacattgtttttaaatatttattacgTATTTACAATTTTAAGTTAAATGTTCAAAAAAAAATAACAACCCCACAACATTGTAGGTTAATGATTTGCCTGGGTGTACCCCCTTCCCAgtcactgtggctgggtctacactcactgCAGAAGATCAAACACTTAGGTTCAGTCTTCTGGGGTGTTGTTTTGCACATTTCAATGCAATTCCACCCAATtcaatgttgaccccagaactcttTGCAAGCCagaaggattaaggaatgccaacAGGAGGAGAGTTCCTGTCAGGCATTCTGCAGTGGAGACAGGGACAAATATTGATGGCTGTAAAATTGATgtttggtacacaattggcatatctcaaattgcatagcagctgtcaatattcaaggtaagtgtagacccagcatgTATCTCAGGTTTTGTCTGAATTAGCAGTTGAGCTACAAACTTTTGTCACTCACAggtgcttggaaaaaaaaagccaccctgAACCTTTGCCAATgttttgctgtggcaagtgcTGATGGGGGAAATGGAAGATTTTGGGTGTCAAAAGTGCTACCAACAGCATTTACTCTGCCCAGTTTTTTAGCAACATTGGTGTTTCTCTAAAAGCTGTGTTGTACAGACAAAGCCTTAGTCAACCTTGATCCTGAAAGAAACCTGGAAAGAGTTCCTTGCACCCTTTTAACAAAGGTATATGTGCATAGAGAGAGGATAAATTCAATTATGTATAGTATTCTTAATTTGTGAGTGAATTTTATCAATTATTTTACATAGTCAGAgagagccatattagtctgtatcttccacaaaaaaaacacaccaaaaatcagtcctgtagcaccttaaagactaacagtattataaatctgaagaagtgggtctgtcccatgaaagctcatcacctgataaataatATTAACCTTTACGGTGCTAcagaactgatttttaaaattacagtaaaTTCTTGTTTAACTGCTATTTGATCAATTTGCACACGCAAATAACCGGCATAACTTGCAGCCAAGCAGCTCTGCTCTGCGGACACCAGGCAGGAGCACAGAGAAAGCACAGGAGCAGGCTGCACTCAGATGTAGCACAGAGGGATGCAGGGCTAACATTCGAAGGAGACTGCCCATTAAGGATAATCAATGCAAATTACAATGTAGATATTTCTTAAAGAAGATCTAGATAGAGAATCTGCCAAGTAGCCATCAGGCAGTCACTTTTAGTGACTGCCATTAACACTTTCTAAACTATCCAATCTCCCTCTTTTGGGATACAGATATTGTCTGAGTGCAGCTGCAGGCTCCTTTGCTCTCCCACCCGGCATGAGCTACTCACCCTTCCCAGAGCTACTCAACTGAGGTTGTGTCCTGCTGGCACAGTGTAATAGTCTTCTAATGTATGTTGATGCTTGTGGAAGAGTGGAAACAATATTTTGCATACATctttggatattaagaaacaatcaatcttgtttttctttagtgttatgcatcgcTAGGTATTCCTCTCTTATTATCCACagtatttgattatctggcaacctcccagtcccctgGATGTCGGATATCAAAGTTTATTGTATGTTAAAGTTGGTTTACTTTCACCCTTCAAAGACTATTCAGAGTTCCAAGATATTAGTGAAAGACAAATTTCAGTACCTTCTGCATAGCATACCTCCTGCCTAGTTAAGCTATTGACTCTTACAATTCTTAACTCAAGCAAGGAGTATTTTATTTCCACTTAATGCTTATAGTAAACTTCATGGTGAGACAGATTTCCTGTTATATTTGCTGATCTTCATTGGCTGTTAATGCATATAGCTATGCCTGTAACCATGAATGTTAAGACTGTTCCAATGGTTTGGTCCAAGAGTTAACTTAGCACACCTTAATTACACCTTTACACCATGAGATGCAAAAGCTGGCAGAAGGAGAAAGGAGTAGCTCACCTGGATCACATCTCTCTGGGATATGTGCCTAGATGGATGCACACCAACAAATCTAAGTGGCAGTCCTGGAATAAGGAAtgggtctgtctctctctctccctgtctctgtgagtgtgtgtattatatatataGTGCAGCTTTCTCAGTTTTTCACTTTACAAGGTTAGCAGAGAAAATGCTTTGTCATGATGGACTGTATGCTCACAGAAATTTTCAAATGATCGCAATTGAATCATCATATAACAATTTTCCTCAAAGCACTTAAATTTGGTACGGAATATTTTCTATGTCAAATTTTAGATGTCAACAATAGCTGTTTCTGTAGTAGAACTGCTGAATGTGGAATTGAATTTTTGCCCTCCTTCCACCCTTGCTCTCAATCAatactagggctgggtctacacttgcccccaacttcaaagggggcatgttaatcagagcaatgggagattactaatgaagtgctgcagtgaatatgcagcagttcattaggctaattctcccctgcagcaattttgaagtgtcaaactttgaagtgctggcatgtgtgtagcccgcatattcactgcagcacttcattactaatctcccatcactctgattaacatgcccccttcaaagttgggggcaagtgtagacaagccctaggtgaGGCATTTCCTCAAACTCTAAATCTTCTTCCTTATTAGATGCTAAATCTAGAGAAACTCAGCCCAAACCCTGAAAAATTCATAAAGCTGAATGACTGAAAGCAAGGTTTTagaatggaaaaacaaaaatgcaactgTAACTACTGTCAGGAGCTAAAGTGAACATGCAACACTGTTACTCAGTTAACCTTACAGGAACACTTCATTCACTACAGCTATGCATAGTAGAGGAGCATTAAGTGCTATAAATTACCATTATATTCAAATGTAAATGGTATGCAAACTAAAAGTTAATATTCATGTTTAACAGCTGTTTCCCCATCCTCTTAAAATACCATGGAGGTTTCACTCAGTAAAATTAATGGGAATAATTAGAAAATTTGAGGATGTAAAGAATGAGATTTCTCTATAGACTTCATGAAGTGTTTATTGAAATTAACAAGCTGATGTTAAAAATGACCATGGATTGAAAACTAGCTGATGGACTAAACTGTTAAGAGAAGCAGTCTTCATGGGATATAAATGTAGTGCTAGAGTAATTGATATTTAAGTCTGGTACACACAATGGCAACCACTCACTGTCATTTTCACTACTCTCTTGAAGTCACAGGTATACATCACTAAAGCAAAGATTAATTGTGAGTAACAGAATTTAGAGGGCCCTCAAATGATTATAGACATTAGTAGAAAAAAAGCTAACACCTGAAGAGGATAATCAATGGAAGGAAGAAAATCTGGATACAACAACTCATAATGCAGGACTGAGGAATAAGTGTGGATGCCATTCACCAAGGCTAGGTGCTGGTGGGCCTGGTGCTTTGTCTACCTGCATGTTCGCTGATATGGCTGTTCacagctgccactggccaggaacagtgatctGTACACAATAGGAACTgtgagcagctgtacctgtgAAGGTGCGGTTAAAGCACCAGCAGGCCTGCAAGGGGCTTAACCTTGGTGTACAATTGAGTACTTCAGTATACTAGAACTATAGATAAATTGGATGGGATTCCTAGAACAAGTATCAATAAGAGCAAAGATTTAATGGTGTTAAATATCTGACAACTTGGCTAAAAAACAAGTGAGGAAAGGACAAGATAAACCTAGAATCCTCAAGATGTTAACTCTTCAATCAGCGATTAAATGTTCAGGGCATGACAAAGATATACAAGTAGAAAAGAACTCAAAGGAAAAGTGTAAGCTgaagaaaattgttttaaaatgtggTATTTAGGAAATAATTTTGCTTTTGGATGGAGATGGCCTGAATGTTGTGCTAGACCCTCTTACAAAGTTTAGTTAAAGTGGAACTGAAGCCAAAGTTCTGGTGCAAATAGCTTGGCATTGTTTGTTTGAATTTCAACTTGTAGCTCAAAGGATATTCTATAATAGATCCAACTCTGGATTCTTTAAAGGATTCCCTAGGTATTGTTCCCAAtggaaggggaaaaacaactcCCTACCATTTATATAgtgtaatatattttaattacaaTTGAGGTTCCTCCCTGGAGTGCTTTACAAAGCAGTGGTATGAAACTCATAATTTTAGAGACAAAACCGTAAAATACAGAAAGTAAAAGGTTTACTAAAACAATTAGAGTAAAGGTTATGGCAGCTAAACAAAGTTACTACTGTAATGACCACCAATGTGCATGTTCAAGGGCAAAAAAGTAACATGTAGCTGCTTGCAGACAAAACTGCCATGTTGTTCAGACTGTTTTCCTCTCTACATTCAGTACTCAATCAATCATCACTGCAACTAATGTTGAATTCTTGTGGTctaagagagagagacacttaATTTCAGCATAGTGTACTGATCTCAGCTTTGGTACAGCCCCATTTGCAGCACACTCCTGCCACTCCTATTGAGAAGTCTCGTTTTCTTCTGGGATACTTGACCCAAGGAAAAGTGTTTGACCCCCTAGGATTGGCAATTCCTATTCCACCTCTGTTCTTCCAGACAGCATCCTCAACCTGATGACTATATTCACTGAAGTTATCTGACATAGGTAAATATTCATAATCATAATAACTAAACAAATCCTTCAATGTAATTTGTTCAAGTGGTAGGCTGGCTCTTTGCAGCTGCTCCAATCCCGGACCAAAGACTGACTGCAACTTCAAGTTCTCCAGTTCTATGTTACTGGGGGCTTGAGCagcatctgtttaaaaaaaaaagttttttgttttgtttttccagtgtTATTAGGTGTAATTACAGTGTTGCTAAGAGCGAAAGGGCAGGGTTAGGAGTAACAGCTGAAGGGGAGGGGCGGGCACTGGGAGTAGCCCATGCCGGCGAAGGCAGCAACGGGGAAAACAGAAGAGTTCTTCTGTCAACCGCGAGGTGTCTCCGTCCCAGGGCCAAGATGGGCTTCACGCCATCTCTCCAGGGGGTGAGTCGCGCGCACCCTGCAGCGAGGGACCCAAGGCAAGTTAATTTTTAGGGGTCAGCGCATCCCTTTACTTCCCCGCGTTGGTGCTGAGCCTCGGCCAAGCTTCCTGCGAGCAGAGGTCGCGTCCCTCCGCCTGGGCCTTTGAGCAACAGCAAACTCCTGCTCTAAGCAAAAGGGGGAGCGACCCGCTCGCGCCTGCTCCGCCGGCGGCCAGAGCCTGGCTGGTGTACGAGGGGAGGTCTGGCCCCGCGACCCCCGAGCACGGGGATTCAGGCCGCGCAGTGCGTCCCGCCGGGAGGCCAACCGCCCTTGCTGCCTAGGGGGCGCCCTAGCCCGCCACGAGGGAGGGCTTTCCCGCCGCGGAGGGCGCCGCACTTTCCCGCCTTCAGCAGCCTGAGAGGGCGCCTCGCTCTGCCCCCTCAGCCTGAGTCCTGGGGGGAGCAGGTCCCAGCTCGGCGCCCTCCCCCGCTCACTCACCGGCGCGCGGCAGCGGCTCCCTCGCCTGCGGGGACAGCCTCTTCCAGCGCGACCCGCCGCAGGTGAAGATCACGGCGCGGATGAACTCGCGGCCGCACAGCTTCACCTCGTactcgccgccgccgcccccccgcGGCCCCACCGGCGTGCTCTGCGCGCCCAGCCCCGCCGGCAGCCCCGCTAGGAGCAGCCCCGCGCACAGCAGCCGCCACTTGGGCTCCATCCCGGCGCGAGGCACCTCGGAGACGCCCTTAGACACCCGCCCGCGGCACGGTTATGCGCCGCGCAGCCTCGCGCCAACCGCCCGCCTCGTGCTGCGCGCCTCGATCCTCGCCTCAAATACAAGCGCGGCGGCACGGCCTCGTGCTGCGCGCCCTGACTCCCGCCTTATATACAGCGCCGCGTGCCGCAGGGCTGAGTCACTCAGCCGGGGCCGCCAGCCCCCGCCTCCTGCTTGGCTTCGCAGAGACGGTGGTTTACGCTGCGCTCCCGCCCCCGCCTGTGCAAAGCACCCCTAAGGAGCAGTGCCAGCACGGGCCGCGCTCCCGCCAGCCCctcgcctttgccaccctgggctttggGCTGAGTGTGGCGGGGGGTgcgtggggccagagccccttcCCGGGGCAGAAGCGCCGCAGCCAGCCTAAGGGCGCCCACCTCAGCCCCTCTGCTGGGACGGCAAACTAGCCCCTGGGCGCGAGTACGGTGCACGCAGGCAGcaagggggtgcctggctcgcaCTGGTAACTTGAGGGGAGTGGAGCAGAGAGAGAACGCGCGCCCATCGGCCTAAGCATGATATAGTAACTCGACACTGATAAACCCCTATGCTTCGTGCCGTCCAAACAACACAGTACCCGCTTTTCTTTCTCAGCAGGGTCCTTTGGCATCAGTCACAACGACCCTGGAAAACAGGTATTCTAGCTTGAGTAGTGTCTTGTAAAGAAGAAATACTATATGAATAGTGTAACTTCAAATCAACTTTTTACAGCAAAAATAGCCATCATTCTTTCAAGTAGTTTACTGTTAATTTCATTCAGACTGGAAGTCACTCCCTCTGTTAATTACAGTCAGGAAAGCTGTTCAAAACCTCTATAGACAAGAAAAGTAGATAAAATATTTGTATTGCAAGTTAAATTAGAGTAGTGTATTTCTGTGTTCAATAATCTGTAGAATATATACAGGCAATCTCAAAgaagtgacattttaatgtttaATCATGAGAAATATATATTATTGGTATAGTCAGTGTGTTCCAGtatgaatatttttttaattactcTGGGGCTTGAATCTTAAGTTGTTTTTCACTaggtaaaaaaaatctaatgtacTTAACATTGGCCTAACTgccacacaaaaaacaaaacaaaacaacttcccTCCAGGAACTGCTACTCAAGAACACTGCattaacaaaatatttgtttctgACTTCAGACTTTTGCTAGATATGTGTATGTACCTGTCTGTAACCATTTCCTTTTAATTGCTTTTCAACATTTATTGTTGGGGATAAAGACAGGATAGTTGATTCAAATCAGCTTGGTAGGTTAGCTACCTCATAAAAAAGAGTGCCGTTTATAAATGCAACATTAAGATTCTTTTAAGTATATTtcaagattatttttttaaaaaaacaatactAAGTCCCAAGAGCAAACAGCTGCCACAAATTAATGCTGTCCATTATTATTTTCAACTGGTCTTTTTGGTGGTTGTATGGAGGCAAAAAAGTGTGTTTGATATAtcattattgtgctttctgtaatATAATACATGACTGTATTGACTTCTGGCACTTGCAATCATTAAGCAGTCATGCCTCTTCCCAGTACCATGTTCTTAAGAGATCATAAAGTATTTGGCAGGGTGAGCATCCCATTATTTGTACAACCACCCACACAGAAAAAGTTTGTTAAACTGTTCAGGAGGCATATCCATCCTCTCAAATATTCAAAAATTTATATGCACTGAGTGTAGGTCCTTTAACTGCTAGCATCAtttaccattttcattcatgGACTGCACCCTGTACATTCAATCACAGACTGTACAGAGCAGCATCCAATCATAGCACAAAACTTCAGTTCTGACCTCAGTTACATCAGCATGTCTATTAGATATCTATACATTGGAGAATTTGTATTAAATTTTCCCACAGGAAAATATGTCAACATTAATA is part of the Carettochelys insculpta isolate YL-2023 chromosome 5, ASM3395843v1, whole genome shotgun sequence genome and encodes:
- the LOC142013469 gene encoding relaxin-3-like, which gives rise to MEPKWRLLCAGLLLAGLPAGLGAQSTPVGPRGGGGGEYEVKLCGREFIRAVIFTCGGSRWKRLSPQAREPLPRADAAQAPSNIELENLKLQSVFGPGLEQLQRASLPLEQITLKDLFSYYDYEYLPMSDNFSEYSHQVEDAVWKNRGGIGIANPRGSNTFPWVKYPRRKRDFSIGVAGVCCKWGCTKAEISTLC